Part of the Mytilus trossulus isolate FHL-02 chromosome 2, PNRI_Mtr1.1.1.hap1, whole genome shotgun sequence genome is shown below.
TGACATAAGTGCTGATTGTAGTCcagattgaatattttttggtaaaacaggtttataaatattgtcaTCTTTACTAACATGAGATTTATAATTCAGATCTGATAATGGTCGTGCACCTTCATGTCTCTCAGAAAATGATTCTCGGCCATTTTCATTTCTCGTAAAAGGTTTGAAAGGCCCACCATAATCAGAATTGCCTGGTTTTTGTGATTGAAACATTGCAACTTTTGACAAAACAGAATATCCTTCTGCTTGTTCCTCAGTAATAGATTCTGAAGTATTTCCACTCCACGAGTttgtaacatttatattttcagcTGCAGGAGATTCACTTTGCAAAGGATAGTCTCCTGTCGAAGCAGATCTCATTTTATGAGAAAAGGTGGGTCGAGGCGATTTATAATCCGAATGTTTACGTGAATCAAGAACTGAATCTGGACTTCCAATTAATGTCGAGTCTGTGCTAGCTGGACTATGATCAATTCCAACTAAAGGTTTATGTAAAGGTTGAATAACATGTGGGGGATGATCCGTCTCACTACGAGGTTCAAACATACGTGATAACCTTGGACTAGGTTTGGGTTTTTGATCAGGAAAGTTTCTAGCTAACTCATTATTACTATGTGTCACGTCAGACTTTTGTCTCTGTAACCCAGTGCTAGGAAGGTTTTGATTATCAACTATACCATATTGTGACTGAGATTTTACAAAACTACTTGGCTTCACATTAGGTTCTGGCTTTATACCTGGATCACTATTTTCTCGTTGACCATGTGAAACTAGTTTTTCTGCAGCATCTTGTACTGCTTCAACCGGCATTAAGTTAGGACATGATGCAACACTAGCAGTATCAGTTCCTGAATCCTGATCGTCCACTACAGGCAGGTCAGGAATTTGATTTCTTTCTACTTCAGATTCCATTGAAGCTAGATAGGCCTCTATCCGTCGGCCTTTAGGAATAGTTCCATACCTACTGATTGCTTTTGTCACATTATTTACGTCTAGCCGTCCTATTGTCACACTACTTTCTGCATCACGAGTCTTATTAGTCCTACCTGATGACTGTCGCCTAATGAGAGCCTGCTGTGGTAACGGTAATGCTTTTTTAGGATAAAATTTCCCTTTATAATTAGATACCATGTCTTTTGTTTCTTCAGTACTTGTCTCCTTAGAAACACGGTGAGCACTTTCACCACTTTCAATACTATATTGTCGTTGGTATGGCAAATTAAAACTTCGCCCACTACTTCTCTCTTTAGAATGTTCGAAAGCAGAAGATTTCACAGCACTATCAGTATTGATCAAATATTTCGATTTGTCAATTTGAGCACGTTTTAAACTTTCGGTACTACTTTGTGAAATCCCACTATCCTCCATTTTCACATCCTTTCCATctctttgataactttttggCGAGCCTAATTCTAGTCGTTTTGAAGGCTGCAGTGAAATAGTTAAACCAACATCACTACCAGTTTCATGATATTCATCATCGTCATAATTTTCTAAGAGAACTGAGCTTTCAATTTTAGCTTTCTGAAGTTTCATTTTAGCCTTCAGTTCATTTTCCATTTCTTTTTGGCTATCAGTTGGATCCTTACATGATGTAGTCCTTCTTGGAGGAGCAGGAGCAGGTCCACCCTTTTTCTTAGCAGCAGCAGCCTTGGCAATAACTGCTTTGGAGACTTGTTGACGTAACAAAACATCAACATTATCCTCCTTTGGTGGCAGCCCTCGTCTAGTAACTGGTGGTGTAGGACCTAAAGAGAATATTGAAAGAGATAATTAAATTGCATTATaacatatgaaataaagaaatcaGATTTAAGGTAAATTCTTGCAGATTGTCAtactaacatttttttaaaagtagcaTTAAGTATGTGTTAttctatgtttcaaatttaaagaaactactcaagaaatatataatatcaGAGTCTCTGATAACATATCAACTACTATATTTgcctaaataaaaataactagaggctctaaagagcctgtgtcgctcaccttggtctatgtgcatattaaaggacacaaatggattcatgacaaaattgtattttggtgatggtgatgtgttggaagttcttacttttctgaacgttcttgcttcttacaattatatctataatgaaccttgcccattagtaacagagaaaaatatttggtaaaaatttacataaatttaccgaattaatgaaaattgttaaaaattgactataaagggcaataactccttaaggggtcaattgaccatttaggtcatgttgacttatttgtagatcttactttgctgaacattattgctgtttacagtttatctctatctataatagtattcaagataataaccaaaaacggcaaaatttctttaaaaattaccaattggagggcagcaagccaacaaccgattgtccaattcatctgaaaatttcagggcagatagatattgacctgataaacatttttatcccatgtcaaatttcctcaaaatgctttggtttttgagttataagccaaaaactgcattttacccctatgttctatttttagccatggcagccatcttggttggttgaccgggtcacgccacacaatttttaaactagataccccaaagatgattgtggccaagtttggattaatttggctcagtagtttcagaggagaagatttttgtaaaagattacttagatttatgaaaaatggttaaaaattgactataaagggcaataactcctaaaggggtcaactgaccatttcggtcatgttgacttatttgtaaatctaactttgctgaacattattactgtttacagtttatctctatctataataatattcaagataataaccaaaaacagcaaaatttcctcaaaattaccaattcaggggcagcaacccaacaacaggttaaccgatacatctgaaaatttcagggcagatagatcttgacctgataaacattttctcccagtcagatttcctctaaatgctttggtttttgagttataagccaaaaactgcattttacccctatgttctatttttagccgtggcggccatcttggttgaatgaccgggtcacgccacacattttttaaactagttaccccaatgatgattgtggccaagtttggcttgatttggcccagtagtttcagaggagaagatttttgtaaaagttaacgacgacggacgacgacgacagacgacggacgcaaagtgatgggaaaagctcacttggcccttcgggccaggtgagctaaaaatcttaaattgaaCAATTGAagcttatttaaaattaaagatcaaaacatatataaatagtCCATTGCAAACAGTTTGTTTTGTAGCCGCCCAGTTTACCTGGCTAAAACGATGAAACTGGTATCAATAGTCTATTTTTGATATCTTGATCATAAATCACAATACACTTGGTATTTTTTCTTCCTTCCTAATGGACAGTATAAAATAAGAtgaagtatgattgccaatgatacaactatccacCGCTGACCAAATGATGTATGTCAAAAAGGTGAATCTGATATACTGCAGTACCAgctaaactatttttttaagaaataatcaaCAGTGACTATAAAACCCAACACTTCATGGTTTTCCAAGAACAAAAATGTCTTTACTTCAAGGATTTTTAACTGCTTGTTATGTAAAATGTGTTGTCTCCCTTGACAAAATTCTTTCCCtaacaaaaaacttaaaaaaagaaaaaaatattgagtgGCTAACCTTTAATAATTCTTtcaaataagtgaaaataaggaTAGAACACTTTTGACTATAATTCAAGGTTTACCATTGATTATCTTTTTCGCTCTTTAATTGAATAATGAGTTATTCAGAAACAGTAGTAGAAAGTTGTccttcaacatttaaaaaatgcaagTTTGGTGGGACAATACAAATCAGTCTCTGTCATTAGTGTAGAAAACAAGGGttatattatacaataaatCAGTCTCTGctgtttatgaagaaaaaagGGTTATATTATACAATCAGTCTTTTGGGGAAATAAATCTGTAGTTTCATTCATTTTGACAAACCTAATTTTAAAGATTATGGTGTATACCTGCACTGATCCTTCCCTCCCCAAGATCAGGACTATCCAATCCTTGTAAGTTAGCACCAGAACGTACCTGCACTGATCCTTCCCTCCCCAAGATCAGGACTACCCAATCCTTGTAAGTTAGCACCAGAAGGTACCTGCACTGATCCTTCCCTCCCCAAGATCAGGACTATCTAATCCTTGTAAGTTAGCACCAGAACGTACCTGCACTGATCCTTCCCTCCCCAAGACCAGGACTATCTAATCATTGTAAGTAAGCACCAGAATGTACCTGCACTGATCCTGCCCTCCCCAAGATCAGGACTATCCAATCCTTGTAACAAGGTGTAATTTAGCACCAGAACATACCTGCACTGATCCTTCCCTCCCCAAGATCAGGACTATCTAATCCTTGTAAGTTAGCACCAGAACGTACCTGCACTGATCCTTCCCTCCCCAAGATCAGGACTATCTAATCCTTGTAAGTTAGCACCAGAATGTACCTGCACTGATCCCGCCCTCCTCAAGGTCAGGACTATCTAATCATTGTAAGTTAGCACCAGAACGTACCTGCACTGATCCTGCCCTCCCCAAGATCAGGACTATCTAATCCTTGTAAGTTAGCACCAGAACGTACCTACACAGATCCTGCTCTCCCCAAGATCAGGACTATCTAATCCTTGTAAGTAAGCACCAGAACGTACCTACACAGATCCTGCCCTCCCCAAGATCAGGACTATCTAATCCTTGTAAGTTAGCACCAGAACGTACCTGCACTGATCCTGCCCTCCCCAAGATCAGGACTATCCAAGCCTTGTAAGTTAGCACCAGAACGATTCTTCTTTGGGGGAAGTAAACCTTGAAATTTCTTTGGATCTTTATCCAATTCTTTCTCAATCTCTGAAAGAATAAAACAGAACaatcatttttaacattttctctATCgtgaatgaaattaaacagattaAATTTAACATAAGTATTAACCTTAAAATCAATTCCTATTCAGAAGTCTGTTCTCAAAATGTCAGAGTTTTTAATCCAATTTTCAGAGATAAGTGAGCTaggaaaatcaaaatacatatacaattaatgtatattttgtatatgaaattttCTTAAGAATATACAAATGACACTTGGTGATGCAATTTcacattttatgtttcaaatcCACTCAGACCTGTAATATTCtttcttgttcttttttttttttaaccttgttGGCAAACATTAATCTATTCTATTTTCTCAATAAGTTAATCACAGTATTTAAAATcgatattttatgtaaaataaattgttcaaattaataGATTGGAAAATCCAAATTTCAATTGAGCCTGCACTTTCAATCTTTCTCTTTAGAATATCAGATTTGATAGGTATATATTTCCAATgccttgtttacaaaatataatgGTAATGGAATTCAATTGGTTGAAACGTAGAGAATAACCATCCAGCATTGAGTGTTTCACAGTAAATTCTATACGATTAAGATTCAAATGAATTATAGTCTTTCATaatgttcattaaaaattaTTCTGCATCTTATTTATAGTGAATTATGCGTTCTGGATGACTGGTACCAAATTGACCATAACCTAAGCAAAAGCacaatcgtttttttttaatgttaaaagacTACCTTCACTAATACTGGATTTTTCGAACATATGTTCTAATACGTTGTGAATTTCTTTGAAAGTTGGTCTGTCTTTAGGATCCCATTGCCAAcctacaaaaaaattacaatttagaaaattaatataCCAATTCTAACTTAATATTTGAAACAATTCAACTAAatacatattattaatttcaaaaaaggattaactataaaaaattgattaattCCATTTTATATCTCTttcctttattaatttaaacTTGTTAGATAATAATGATTcatctaaaataaaagtttttaaattgcaaattttgtcattttaattaaaaaaaattctatccTGCAATCAATATGTAAAAAATCCAGGTCAACCTGCTTTTCTTTTCAAAGAATATATCATCTGTGTGTAcataaaggaaaatattttttattttttttacataatggTGCAAGACGTAGTGacgttttttttccatttataacaTTAACAGCTGTTCCATGTAACTTTGTACAGATGAAATAGAAGACCTTCAGTCTGCAGCCATCATTGTACAAATCTTCTGGATGAAAGGATAAATACAAACACAAAATCTTTTATTATTTGCTTGGTTAGTTTCATATGTCTCttgtttattaaatgttttaatgtacaATAAATGGGTATTAACACTAAGGGATAGTAAgaattaaagggagataataaactCTTACATCTCATCATCAGTTCATATACACTGGCAGGACATCCAGCTGGTCTGTCCATCCTGTAACCCCTCTCTAATAAATGGTACACCTCGGTCAATTCCACTCCTGGATAGGGAGACATCCCAAAAGTAGCCAACTCCCACAGTAATACACCAAATGCtagaaaataatcaaacaataatAAGATGTTAAAGTTATCATGCATAACGAAATTTAGAGATACCTTATTTTCCAGTTTTAGTTTTGAAAACATGCTTTAATCAaactatatacattatatagctgaatgtatatttgttttttaatgatttgCAAACTTAATTTCTAACATTTGTTTTGATGCTTGTAATTAGTTGAGAAAGatgaataatttttttgataCCTGTTTTACCCttatctgcttacccttctggagcagcTGAGATCAAGGCTAGTTGACCAATCAACACTGATAATTAACTCATGTGGTACAAGCTTTCATCAATTGATGTATAGTTACTAATGAGTGACAATGTGTTAGGTCactcattgaatatttttttatattggaatTCCTGGATAAGTTATTCgttactttttatttcttttctatatCTACCCTAGACATCTGACCTTGTAGAGAACCTATTAAATGCCAACCCTTCAGTTTAATCCTATTTCTATACCTACCCCATACATCAGATCTTGTTGAAAATCTGTTAAATGCCAACCCTTCAGGTGCTGTCCATTTGATAGGAAACTTAGCTCCAGCATGGGCTGTGTAAGTATCGTCTTTCATTAATCTGGCCAAACCAAAGTCGGCTACTTTAAGTAGATGGCTTTCCCCTACCAGACAGTTTCTAGCTGCCAAATctctgcaataaaaaaaaaatcttttaaaggGAGAGAGTCTTAAATTCTGTATAATCTTTCCTATATCCTGGTTTAATCTTGATCTTCAAACAAACTCAAAAGTATAAATGCAGTTGTGTGAAATCCTTTTTATGGAGCCTGCaactttttgtctaaaaaaaagaGCGAGACAGAGAGATCCTACATTCCTTCCGCGGCAGAGTTCACAAATTTTcattctgtggttaaagtttttgggaTTTTATCAACtatcttaaactatcctggatttccaCCAAGCTTGTATTGTATTGAATTTTATGTCATAATTAAACTGTAGTTATTTTTTCCTAGTATAGGCAATGTGATTAGtgaataaaattatgtattatatttatttgttccCGTTTTGATGCTATTTTGAtcaataacatttatatatgattttgactagaattttcaaatgatttataCGAAAAACTTTACAATTTCTGAGTTATTTTTGACTAGATTCCCTcatgttaatttgaaaaaaatattcattgatatttgatTCTAGATTTTAGAGAATTCAAGCACTTTCAATCAAAGAGTATTCTTTCAATTTATCCAATAACAAATATCCTATTCAGTTTCTTTGAGAAAAgcttctttttaaatgttttatacagTAAgtatctttgatattttttctcaatACCAGGAGCTATATGTATAACAATTACTACCTATGTATAAACATTCTAGCCTCTAGATAGGCCATTCCTGAAGCTATCTGTGTTGCCATGTACATAAGAATGGTGGCTCCTATATCTTCCTTGTTAGCACTACGCATGAAATCAAGGAGGTTTCCATTAGGCATGAACTCTGTTACAATGTAAAAGGGTGGTTCCCTGGTACAAACACcttcaaatatacaatatagTAAATCAGAAACGGTTCATGTATAACAAGAGCAAAACACTTTGTAATCAGTATGCTGTCATGCTGTAATGAATATTCATTTACAGTGCAACCTGTCTTATAAGACACACTTGGGGACAAATAATCAGATTAAGCTGGGTGTAGGTATACTGTTTTTTTCAGCAaaatttgacatatttttttggaccaGAAAAATGTGATGTTTTAAGCAATTTGTTGGAATACTCAGCAGTCAGATAAGGCAGGTTACACTGTTTTTACAGGTAAAGCAATTTGTTGGAATACTCAGCAGTCAGATAAGGCAGGTTACACTGTATTTAcagttaaggtggtatgggagtctaaaataaaaatgatagaatttgtccatactttgtcaaaatgtagtatctattgatacatgttcaaaaatattataaaaatgataggtcaccgtgcattttctcaagctacaggttgtgacaaaatgacaaattttgtatggattatacaggaaaaaacacaattttgtgaatagaaactaaacaaaatgatagaattgtataATAGTTTAgaaaaagatagctttcagacaatgctttaagaatatcaaaagaaaagatagggtcaccgtacgttttttccggctaaaagacaaaataggaaaatttcatgaagagtccttcagaaaatgcactgttttagagttacctccccttaaaatgccaatttgaaaatattaaaaaaaaaaaaaaaaataatctacacttgtaaaaatattaatttatattcttgtaaattggtacttttaaatgaaaattcacattaaatatctgaaTTCCTGCATCCAAATTTGCtaacttgataaaaaatatggaccttagattctctgttttttacaatccaagatggcgaaaggacacccataccaccttaaagcaATTTGTTGGAATACTCAGGTGTCAGATAAGGCAGGTTACACTGTATTTACAGTTAAAGCAATTTGTTGGAATACTCAGGAGTCAGATAAGGCAGGTTACACTGTATTTACAGTTAAAGCAATTTGTTGGAATACTCAGGAGTCAGATAAGGCAGGTTACACTGTATTTATAGTTAAAGCAATTTGTTGGAATACTCAGGTGTCAGATAAGGCAGGTTACACTGTATCTACAGTTAAAGCAATTTGTTGGAATACTCAGGAGTCATATAAG
Proteins encoded:
- the LOC134708465 gene encoding tyrosine-protein kinase Abl-like, yielding MGAQQGKEGKSSSSSKPKSKTKDQSRPSPGNPSIFTDPTDSLLQTRPLPDAPLGLLDTKWMSKENLLANQGEDDPNLFVALYDFQQGGENQLSIFKGEQITILGYNKGGEWCEVKNKANDLGWVPSNYIAPVNSLDKFSWYHGQISRNASEYLLSSGINGSFLVRESESSPGQRSISVRFEGRVYHYRISEDSDGKVYVTAEHRFNTLAELVHHHSIHSDGLVTTLLYPAPKRQKPTVFGLSPEPDRWEIERTEIAMKHRLGGGQYGDVYEAIWKRYNKTVAVKTLKEDTMALKDFLEEAAIMKEMKHPNLVQLLGVCTREPPFYIVTEFMPNGNLLDFMRSANKEDIGATILMYMATQIASGMAYLEARMFIHRDLAARNCLVGESHLLKVADFGLARLMKDDTYTAHAGAKFPIKWTAPEGLAFNRFSTRSDVWAFGVLLWELATFGMSPYPGVELTEVYHLLERGYRMDRPAGCPASVYELMMRCWQWDPKDRPTFKEIHNVLEHMFEKSSISEEIEKELDKDPKKFQGLLPPKKNRSGANLQGLDSPDLGEGRISAGPTPPVTRRGLPPKEDNVDVLLRQQVSKAVIAKAAAAKKKGGPAPAPPRRTTSCKDPTDSQKEMENELKAKMKLQKAKIESSVLLENYDDDEYHETGSDVGLTISLQPSKRLELGSPKSYQRDGKDVKMEDSGISQSSTESLKRAQIDKSKYLINTDSAVKSSAFEHSKERSSGRSFNLPYQRQYSIESGESAHRVSKETSTEETKDMVSNYKGKFYPKKALPLPQQALIRRQSSGRTNKTRDAESSVTIGRLDVNNVTKAISRYGTIPKGRRIEAYLASMESEVERNQIPDLPVVDDQDSGTDTASVASCPNLMPVEAVQDAAEKLVSHGQRENSDPGIKPEPNVKPSSFVKSQSQYGIVDNQNLPSTGLQRQKSDVTHSNNELARNFPDQKPKPSPRLSRMFEPRSETDHPPHVIQPLHKPLVGIDHSPASTDSTLIGSPDSVLDSRKHSDYKSPRPTFSHKMRSASTGDYPLQSESPAAENINVTNSWSGNTSESITEEQAEGYSVLSKVAMFQSQKPGNSDYGGPFKPFTRNENGRESFSERHEGARPLSDLNYKSHVSKDDNIYKPVLPKNIQSGLQSALMSKSMIDTLETVPEKYSGPNSDSDAPKVTQESVLKSANELNSCIESLTAAGNKTSTNFMVLSEQILTFHELCSHFIDNLTVHAKFHAKELLSQLKAHSEQLKIYNSANPASGIKLTNDVKATIQEILSLIQR